One genomic segment of Helianthus annuus cultivar XRQ/B chromosome 14, HanXRQr2.0-SUNRISE, whole genome shotgun sequence includes these proteins:
- the LOC110909175 gene encoding protein FAR1-RELATED SEQUENCE 5-like: protein MMSTTVDGVRICPTTGNQYYTPIVPDSSKPVVGMHFQSIDSAFNFYKKYAKLSGFEGRKHTQSSKNGVVIRKYFVCAKEGSATSCAVDTVNDSVGADKKLNDRRRRPSKRTGCKAHIRLSLTPKNTYRISHVFEEHNHSFVDEEDYHLLASSRKLTFTEEQLLSDFSEMNIGPVRAFNLMRKIRGGFDKVGVTSTDCKNFKRDINLFIGEFDVDMAVQRLMKKKLYLPNFSCEFYCDEKGALAGLFWADEEMKLNYEVFGDVMSFDATFRTNRYDLVFVPFTGIDNHHHNVTFAGSLLASETAESYKWLLQSFLKAFGVAPKVVVTDQDAAMKIAIRDVFPDTRHRLCMWHIMIKVSEKVGTELSQDEVFKEDICDVVWTDALEPAQFETQWCDLMIKYNLTSNSWLSDMYNLRSDWIPAYYRHEHMSGLMRTTSRSESENHFFGQLTNTKLSLVEFLSHFDTAMESQRFKRSKRDHDTRYTQPRMKTNYELELEAAKIYTRGIFFDVQEEIRLACKNCMCRREEEVGDSIKFYILQVNLPGLHEVLFTPKDMVIKCSCNRYEQYGLLCRHAFCVLRLCGIKEFPKKYVMGRWTRDVVPKKTKVSSFDQNAAGNQVERASSIVREIMTATEHIVNRLVTNI from the exons ATGATGTCTACTACTGTCGATG GAGTTCGTATCTGTCCAACTACTGGTAATCAGTATTATACTCCTATTGTTCCAGATTCTTCCAAACCTGTAGTTGGTATGCATTTCCAGTCAATTGATTCTGCCTTTAATTTCTATAAGAAGTATGCTAAGTTATCTGGGTTTGAGGGTCGAAAGCATACTCAATCTTCAAAAAATGGTGTTGTGATTAGAAAGTACTTTGTTTGTGCGAAAGAGGGTTCAGCGACATCCTGTGCTGTTGACACGGTAAATGATAGTGTTGGTGCTGATAAAAAGTTAAATGACCGAAGGAGGAGACCTTCTAAACGTACCGGATGTAAGGCACACATCCGTTTGTCTTTAACTCCAAAAAATACTTATAGAATTTCTCATGTATTTGAGGAGCATAATCATTCTTTTGTTGATGAAGAGGATTATCATCTTTTAGCTTCGTCTAGAAAGTTGACATTCACTGAAGAGcaactgctttctgatttttcTGAGATGAATATTGGTCCAGTTAGGGCATTCAACCTTATGAGAAAGATTCGTGGTGGATTTGATAAGGTTGGAGTGACGTCTACTGATTGTAAAAATTTTAAAAGAGATATTAATTTGTTCATTGGAGAGTTTGATGTGGATATGGCTGTCCAACGTCTTATGAAGAAGAAGCTGTATTTGCCGAATTTTTCTTGTGAATTTTATTGTGATGAAAAAGGTGCTCTTGCTGGATTATTTTGGGCTGATGAAGAAATGAAACTGAATTATGAGGTCTTTGGGGATGTTATGTCTTTTGATGCTACGTTCCGTACGAACAG GTATGACTTGGTATTTGTTCCGTTCACTGGAATCGATAATCATCATCACAATGTCACGTTTGCTGGTTCTTTGTTAGCATCTGAAACTGCtgaatcatataaatggcttctTCAAAGTTTTTTGAAGGCTTTTGGTGTTGCACCTAAGGTGGTTGTGACTGATCAGGACGCTGCAATGAAAATTGCCATCCGAGATGTTTTCCCAGATACCAGACATCGTTTGTGTATGTGGCATATAATGATCAAAGTTTCTGAAAAG gtTGGTACTGAGCTATCACAAGATGAGGTTTTTAAAGAAGATATATGTGATGTTGTATGGACTGATGCTCTTGAACCAGCACAGTTTGAGACACAATGGTGTGATTTAATGATTAAGTACAACCTTACTAGTAACAGCTGGCTGTCTGATATGTACAACCTGAGATCAGATTGGATTCCTGCATACTATCGTCATGAACATATGTCCGGTCTTATGCGTACAACATCTAGGTCTGAGAGTGAAAATCATTTTTTTGGTCAATTAACCAACACAAAATTGTCATTAGTTGAGTTTTTGAGCCATTTTGATACTGCAATGGAATCTCAGAGGTTTAAGCGCAGCAAACGTGATCATGATACCAGATACACACAACCTCGCATGAAAACCAATTATGAATTGGAACTGGAAGCTGCAAAGATTTATACTCGGGGGATATTTTTTGATGTTCAAGAAGAAATTCGACTTGCTTGCAAGAATTGTATGTGCAGGCGTGAAGAAGAAGTTGGTGATTCAATTAAGTTTTATATTCTACAGGTCAATCTTCCTGGCCTTCATGAG GTTCTTTTTACTCCTAAGGATATGGTAATTAAATGCAGCTGCAACCGATATGAGCAGTATGGTTTGCTATGTAGGCATGCCTTTTGTGTTCTTCGTCTTTGTGGTATAAAGGAGTTccctaaaaaatatgttatggGGCGTTGGACAAGAGATGTTGTTCCAAAAAAGACAAAAGTTTCGAGTTTTGATCAAAATGCTGCTGGTAATCAAGTTGAACGTGCTTCCAGCATTGTGCGTGAGATAATGACTGCAACTGAACATATTGTTAACCGTCTTGTTACAAATATTTGA